ttatataatgacaggccagctagatctactgtctctattagaCAACAGCTCTCTGGGCTCTAAGTGAGGCAGCCTAACACAcctctacagtatgtgtttcTTTCGGAGAGGTTGGGTTGAAAGCTGAAGTCATATTTCTGCTGGACAATTGACCAATGATTCAAATGTATAGAAATCTGGGGACGAGGATAGCTACAATGACACGTATTGGACACCTGCATAGTTCAATAATGCCttttttttattgctatctaaatTAGAGATATAATCAAAAGATAATTGTGAGTCATTATCCAGATAGCTCTTAAACCTAGCCTGGCATTGcatgtctcactgtctcaagcaTCTAAACACATTGTGGTCATACATCACCTTACAGAAAATATGCCAAGCTAATAAAATCGGGAAAAAAGTGGGACAATAATCTGATTTAATTGGCTCAGAATTGAACCATGACAACAGTGTTACATCATTCTGGATACAGAAACAGGCTTCCTACGAACTACATTAAATGATGAGAACAGAAGCATTACACTAAGCATAGCCAACCATGATCTTACCAGTCCTGTACCAACCATGATATAACCATGACCTAACCATGATCTAACCATGATCTAACCATGATCTAACCATGACCAACCATGATCTAACCATGATCTAACCATGACAACAGTGTTACATCATACAGAATAACTAGTCAGAGAATGTTTCTGGATACAGAAACAGGCTTCCTACGAACTACATTAAATGATGAGAACAGAAGCATTACACTAAGGAAGTCTAATCATTCTGATCACACTGGTCGTTCTGATCATCCTGGGAAATGTGCTGCTTGGTTTCGGGAGGTTTCAGGCTTTCTGCATGGACCTCAAGTACCTCTGCATCTCCAATCATCTCTGGAAGAAAGAACAGAAGCTTAGAGGACAAGAGATAGTCAAATATGTTACCTAACCATGATCTAACCATGATCTAACCATGATCTAGCCATGATAAACCATGACCAACTATGATCTAACCATGCCTAACCATTATCTAACCATGACCAACTATGATCTAACCATGCCTAACCATGATCTAACCATGACCAACTATGATCTAACCATGACCAACCATGATCTAACCATGATCTAACCATGATCTAACCATGATCCAACCATGACCAACTATGATCTAACCATGACCAACCATGATCTAACCATGATCTAACCATGATCTAGCCATGATAAACCATGATCTAACCATGTCCAACCATGATCTAACCATGACCAACCATGATCTAACCATGACCAACCATGATCTAACCATGATCTAACCATGATCTAGCCATGATAAACCATGATCTAACCATGTCCAACCATGATCTAACCATGATAAACCATGATCTAACCATAGCCAACCATGATCTTACCAGTCCTGTACCAACCATGATATAACCATGACCAACTATGATCTAACCATGATCTAACCATGACCGACCATGATGTAACCATGACCAACCATGATCTAACCATGATAAACCATGATCTAACCATAGCCAACTGGTCATAGCCAACCATGATCTTACCAGTCCTGTACCAACCATGATTGGACCATAGCCAACCATGATCTAACCATGATCTAACCATGATCTAACATGATCTAACCATGATCTAACCATGACCAACCATGATCTAACCATGACTAACCATGACCAACCATGATCTAACCATGACCAACCATGATCTTACCATGACAAACCATGACCAACCATGATCGTACCATGGTCGTACCATGACCAACCATGATCTTACCATGACCAACCATGATCTAACCATGACCAACCATGATCTAACCATGACCGACCATGATCTAACCATGATCTTACCATGACCAACCATGACCAACCTTGTTGATTGGGAAACAGCCCACATGTCATTCCATGGTATGAAATACATACAGAACTTTGATGTATAATAGCCACTGTCAAGTAAGGTGATGTATAATAGCCACTGTCAAGTAAGGTGATGTATAATAGCCACTGTCAAGTAAGGTGATGTATAAAGCCACTGTCAAAAAAGgtgccatctgtgtgtgtgtgtgtgtgtgtgtgtgtgtgtgtgtgtgtgtgtgtgtgtgtgtgtgtgtgtgtgtgtgtgtgtgtgtgtgtgtgtgtgtgtgtgtgtgtgtgtgtgtgtgtgtgtgtgtgtgtgtgtgtgtagacttgtTCAGTAAGCATGCCTAGTGGTGACTCAGTCCAATAAATAACCCCCATAGTAGTCCTGTACCTTCTATAATCCCCACAGTAGTCCTGTACCTTCTATAACCCCCATAGTAGTCTTGTTCCTTCTATAACCCCATAGTAGTCCTGTACCTTCTATAACCCCATAGTAGTCCTGTACCTTCTATAACCCCATAGTAGTCCTGTTCCTTCTATAACCCCATAGTAGTCCTGTACCTTCTATAACCCCCATAGTAGTCCTGTACCTTCTATAACCCCCATAGTAGTCCTGTACCTTCTATAACCCTATAGTAGTCCTGTACCTTCTATAACCCCATAGTAGTCCTGTACCTTCTATAACCCCATAGTAGTCCTGTACCTTCTATAACCCCCATAGTAGTCCTGTACCTTCTATAACCCCATAGTAGTCCTGTACCTTCTATAACCCCATAGTAGTCCTGTACCTTCTATAACCCCATAGTAGTCCTGTTCCTTCTATAACCCCATAGTAGTCCTGTACCTTCTATAACCCCCATAGTAGTCCTGTACCTTCTATAACCCCCATAGTAGTCCTGTACCTTCTATAACCCCATAGTCCTGTACCTTCTATAACCCCATAGTAGTCCTGTACCTTCTATAACCCCATAGTAGTCCTGTACCTTCTATAACCCCATAGTAGTCCTGTACCTTCTATAACCCCATAGTAGTCCTGTACCTTCTATAACCCCATAGTAGTCCTGTACCTTCTATAACCCCATAGTAGTCCTGTACCTTCTATAACCCCATAGTAGTCCTGTACCTTCTATAACCCCATAGTAGTCCTGTACCTTCTATAACCCCATAGTAGTCCTGTACCTTCTATAACCCCATAGTAGTCCTGTACCTTCTATAACCCCATAGTAGTCCTGTACCTTCTATAACCCCATAGTAGTCCTGTACCTTCTATAACCCCCATAGTAGTCCTGTACCTTCTATAACCCCATAGTAGTCCTGTACCTTCTATAACCCCATAGTAGTACTGTACCTTCTATAACCCCCACAGTAGTCCTGTACCTTCTATAACCCCCATAGTAGTCCTGTTCCTTCTATAACCCCATAGTAGTCCTGTACCTTCTATAACCCCATAGTAGTCCTGTACCTTCTATAACCCCATAGTAGTCCTGTTCCTTCTATAACCCCATAGTAGTCCTGTACCTTCTATAACCCCCATAGTAGTCCTGTACCTTCTATAACCCCCATAGTAGTCCTGTACCTTCTATAACCCTATCGTAGTCCTGTACCTTCTATAACCCCATAGTAGTCCTGTACCTTCTATAACCCCATAGTAGTCCTGTACCTTCTATAACCCCATAGTAGTCCTGTACCTTCTATAACCCCATAGTAGTCCTGTACCTTCTATAACCCCATAGTAGTCCTGTACCTTCTATAACCCCATAGTAGTCCTGTACCTTCTATAACCCCATAGTAGTCCTGTACCTTCTATAACCCCATAGTAGTCCTGTACCTTCTATAACCCCCATAGTAGTCCTGTACCTTCTATAACCCCCATAGTAGTCCTGTACCTTCTATAACCCCCATAGTAGTCCTGTACCTTcttctataaccctctataaccccatAGTAGTCCTGTACCTTCTATAAGTCCCCTTCTATAAGTAGTCCTGTACCTTCTATAACCCCACAGTAGTCCTGTACCTTCTATAACCCCCATAGTAGTCCTGTACCTTCTTCTATAGTCCTGTACCCCCATAGTAGTCCTGTACCTTCTATAACCCCCACAGTAGTCCTGTACCTTCTATAACCCCACAGTAGTCCTGTACCTTCTATAACCCCCATAGTAGTCCTGTACCTTCTATAACCCCATAGTAGTCCTGTACCTTCTATAACCCCCACAGTAGTCCTGTACCTTCTATAACCCCATAGTAGTCCTGTACCTTCTATAACCCCCATAGTAGTCCTGTACCTTCTATAACCCCCACAGTAGTCCTGTACCTTCTATAACCCCATATTAGTCCTGTACCTTCTATAACCCCCATAGTAGTCCTGTACCTTCTATAACCCCCATAGTAGTCCTGTACCTTCTATAACCCCCACAGTAGTCCTGTACCTTCTATAACCCCCACAGTAGTCCTGTTCCTTCTATAACCCCCATAGTAGTCCTGTTCCTTCTATAACCCCCATAGTAGTCCTGTTCCTTCTATAACCCCCATAGTAGTCCTGTTCCTTCTATAACCCCCATAGTAGTCCTGTTCCTTCTATAACCCCCACAGTAGTCCTGTACCTTCTATAACCCCCATAGTAGTCCTGTTCCTTCTATAACCCCCACAGTAGTCCTGTTCCTTCTATAACCCCCACAGTAGTCCTGTACCTTCTTATACAGTAGAAATCAACATCAGAACAGACGTTAGCATTACCTGGTTTATCCTCCTTGCTGATTGGCAGCTGAAGTTGGGATGAACTGTGAAAGCAAACAAAGCATTTTATTTCAGGTTCCATTAACCGGGTAAACCTGGTAAACCCTGGTAAACCCTGATAAACCTGGTAAACCTAGTAATCCTGGTCAAACCTGGTAAACCTAGTAAACCTGGTAAAACCTGGTAAACATAGTAAACCTGGTCAAACCTGGTAAACCTAGTAAACCTGGTAAAACCTAGTAAACCTGGTCAAACCTGGTAAAACCTAGTAAACCTGGTAGACCTGGGTAAACCTAGTAAAAACCTGGTAAACCTGGTAAACCTGGTAGACCTGGGTAAACCTGGTAAACCTGGTAAACCTGGTAAACCTAGTAAACCTGGTAAACCTGGTAAAACCTGGTAAACCTGGTAAACCTGGTAAAACCTGGTAAACCTAGTAAACCTAGTAAAACCTGGTAAACCTGGTAAAACCTGGTAAACCTGGTAAAACCTGGTAAACCTAGTAAAACCTGGTAAACCTGGTAAAACCTGGTAAACCTAGTAAACCTGTTAAACCTGGTAAACCTGGTAAAACCTAGTAAACCTAGTAAACCTGGTAAAACCTGGTAAACCTGGTAAAACCTGGTAAACCTAGAAAACCTAGTAAACCTAGTAAAACCTAGTAAACCTGTTAAACCTAGTAAACCTGGTAAACCTGGTAAACCTAGTAAACCTGGTAAACCTGGTAAAACCTGGTAAACCTGGTAAACACTTTTCTGTTGGTTTGCGAACAACACCAACCTGGTATGAAGTCTTAGTTTTGCATGTCCACAGCTAGTAAGTTCCCGGCCCGACAGAGAGGTGCGTGGATGGCATCTGGGTACCTCGCACTCAGTCATACTCTGCTGCCTTAGGAAGACACTGTCCTTCATGGCCTGTTGAATCAACCCCATCACCATGTCCTTCTCTAGAGAGTCAACTGGGAGTTAGATTCACTGAATCAACCCCATCACCATGTCCTTCTCTAGAGAGTCAACTGGGAGTTAGATTCACTGAATCAACCCCATCACCATGTCCTTCTCTAGGGAGTCAACTGGGAGTTAGATTCACTGAATCAACCCCATCACCATGTCCTTCTCTAGAGAGTCAACTGGGAGTTAGATTCACTGAATCAACCCCATCACCATGTCCTTCTCTAGAGAGTCAACTGGGAGTTAGATTCACTGAATCAACCCCATCACCATGTCCTTCTCTAGAGAGTCAACTGGGAGTTAGATTCACTGAATCAACCCCATCACCATGTCCTTCTCTAGAGAGTCAACTGGGAGTTAGATTCACTGAATCAACCCCATCACCATGTCCTTCTCTAGAGAGTCAACTGTGAGTTAGATTCACTGAATCAACCCCATCACCATGTCCTTCTCTAGAGAGTCAACTGTGAGTTAGATTCACTGAATCAACCCCATCACCATGTCCTTCTCTAGAGAGTCAACTGGGAGTTAGATTCACTGAATCAACCCCATCACCATGTCCTTCTCTAGAGAGTCAACTGGGAGTTAGATTCACTGAATCAACCCCATCACCATGTCCTTCTCTAGAGAGTCAACTGGGAGTTAGATTCACTGAATCAACCCCAAAtcaccatctccttctctctctctctctctctagagagtcAACTGTGAGTTAGATTCACTGAATCAACCCCATCACCATGTCCTTCTCTAGAGAGTCAACTGGGAGTTAGATTCACTGAACACACTTTTTTTTTCTCAGAACAAATCAAAGGTCagtgcatcctctctctctctctctctctctctctctctctctctctctctctctctctctctctctctctctctctctctctctctctctctctctctctctgtctgtctctctctgtctctctctctctctgtctctctcctctctgtctctctctctctctctctcctctctctctctctctctctgtctctctctctctctctctctctctctctctctctctctctctctctctctctctctctctctctctctctctctctctctctctctctctctctctctctctctctctctctctctctctctctctctctctctctctctctctctgtctctctctctctgtctctctctctctctgtctctctctgtctctctctctctctctgtctctctctctgtctctctctctctctctctctctctctctctctctctctctctctctctctctctctctctctctctctctctctctctctgtctctgtctctgtctctctctctgtctctctctctctgtctctctctctctctctctctgtctctctctctctctctgtctctctgtctctctctctctgtctctgtctctttcgctctctctctctctctgtctctctctctctctctctctctctctctctctctctctctctctctctctctctctctctctctctctccctctctctctctctgtctctgtctctctctctctctgtctctctctgtctctgtctctctctgtctctctctctctctgtctctgtctctctctctgtctctgtctctctctctctgtctctgtctctgtctctgtctctgtctctgtctctgtctctgggtccTCTCAGTAGTTCTTTGGGGTTTcagggtttctctgtctctctctctctctctctctctgtctctctgtctctgtctctgtctctctctctctctgtctctgtctctgtctctgtctctgtctctgtctctgtctctgtctctgtcctggttCAGTAGTTCTTTGGGGTTTcagggtttctctgtctctctgtctctctctctctctctgtctctgtctctgtctctctctctctctctctctctctctctctctgtctctctctctctctgtctctctgtctctctctctccctctctctctctttcgctctctctcactctctctgtctacctctctctctgtctctctctctgtctctctctctctgtctctctctctctctctctctctctgtctctgtctctgtctctgtctctgtctctgtctctgtctctgtctctgtctctgtctctgggtcctggttaacagtagttctttggggtttcaggctgggttctAACTAAGCTCTATGTgatatctgctgatgtaaaagggattcataaatacatttgattgataaatGTGattgaataggatgccatttagaACACAGCCTGTACATGTATATTGTTTTACCCCTCTGGCCCGCGAGCAGCAGCCACTGCTGGACCAATGATAAGGAGTCAGTCTGAAGGATTTGACACAGCAGCTCCAGCACCTgtcaagaggagagagggggaaaggagagaggagagggggaaaggagagaggagaggaggaaaggaagaggagaggaggaggagagagggaggaggagaggaggagagggaggaaaggagagagaggagaggaggaaaggagagagaggagagggggaaaggagagagaggagaggaggagagaggaggaggaaaggagagggagaggaggaaaggagagaggagaggaggaaggagagagagagggaggaggaagaggagaggaggaaaggagagagaggagaggaggaaaggagagagaggagaggaggaaagagagagaggagaggaggaaaggagagaggagaggaggaaaggagaggagaggaggaaaggaggaggaggagaggaggagaggaggaaaggaggaggaaagagagaggagaggaggaaaggagagagaggagaggaggaaaggagagagagagaggaggaaaggagagaggagagaggaaaggagagagaggagaggaggaaagagagagaggagaggaggaaagagagagaggagaggaggaaaggagagaggagaggaggaaaggagagaggagaggaggaaaggagagagaggagaggaggaaaggagagagaggagagggggaaaggagagagaggagaggaggaaaggagagaggagaggaggaaaggagagaggagaggaggaaaggagagagaggagaggaggaaaggagagagaggagaggaggaaaggagagagagaggagagaggggaaaggagagaggagaggaggaaaggagagagggaggaggagaggaggaaaggagagagaggaggtgaggaaaggagagagaggagaggaggaaaggagagagaggaggtgaggaaaggagagagaggagaagaggagaggaaaggaaaggagagtagagaggaggagaggaaatgagagaggagagggccatGACAGGGTGACACAAAACTGAATAGATTTGTTTGACATCTCAAGAAATTGATTAATTCTTGTGTGGTAAACACATCTTCAGCCCTGTTTAAACCTGGTACAAACATGCAgcctttagtagtagtagtagtagtagtaaaagtagtaatagtaatagtaatactagtagtagtagtagtagtaatagtagtagtagtagtagtagtagtagtagtagtagtaatagtaatagtagtagtagtaatagtaatagtagtaatagtagtagtagtagtatatagtagtagtaagtagtagtagtagtagtagtagtagtagtagtagtagtagtagtaatagtagtaatagtagtagtaatagtagtaatagtagtaatagtagtagtagtagtaatagtagtagtagtagtagtagtagtagtagtagtagtagtagtagtagtagtagtagtaatagtagtagtagtagtagtaatagtagtagtagtagtaatagtagtagtaatagtagtagtagtagtaatagtagtagtaatagtagtagtagtagtagtagtaatagtagtagtaatagtaatagtaatagtagtagtagtagtaaaagtagtaatagtagtagtaatagtagtagtagtaatagtagtagtaatagtagtagtagtagtaatagtagtagtggtaatagtagtagtaatagtagtagtaatagtagtagtagtaatagtagtagtagtagtagtagtagtagtaatagtacattacattacatttagtcaTTTAGTAGTAGCTCTTATAGAGTAGTAaagtggtgcattcaccttagtagtagtagtagtagtagtaatagtagtagtagtagtagtaatagtagtaatagtagtagtagtagtagtagt
This genomic window from Oncorhynchus gorbuscha isolate QuinsamMale2020 ecotype Even-year linkage group LG07, OgorEven_v1.0, whole genome shotgun sequence contains:
- the LOC124039402 gene encoding protein TBATA-like — encoded protein: MKDENEEEGLGLIRRKTQYSAKTGRIIPPSSQAYKRRHQVQTHRHPPAQALHQQELMVLELLCQILQTDSLSLVQQWLLLAGQREKDMVMGLIQQAMKDSVFLRQQSMTECEVPRCHPRTSLSGRELTSCGHAKLRLHTSSSQLQLPISKEDKPEMIGDAEVLEVHAESLKPPETKQHISQDDQNDQCDQND